A single genomic interval of Spinacia oleracea cultivar Varoflay chromosome 6, BTI_SOV_V1, whole genome shotgun sequence harbors:
- the LOC110791189 gene encoding uncharacterized protein, which produces MLFEYSSSLESADENPYGEVDRMVDEFVTHHLPNTFFPRGPRLRNENDTIPSPADRNREEGHNRLFNDYFAENPVYSDKQFRRRFRMRRPLFCRIMNKVVENDVFLQQRRNVVEKLGLSGLQKCTAAIRMLAYGLAPDAIDEYLRTGETTSKKSLLHFTQGVIKHFEEDYLRSPTDEDLRRILYQNEMRGFPGMIGSIDCMHWEWKNCPTAWRCQYQGRSEKASLILEAVADQDLWIWHSFFLVNGHEYNMGYYLTDGIYPNWAMFIQGFSRPQLETERLFANRQAHVRKDVERAFGVLQARFAIVRQRTFSGLR; this is translated from the exons ATGTTATTTGAATATAGTTCAAGCTTAGAATCTGCTGATGAAAATCCATACGGAGAAGTTGATCGAATGGTTGACGAATTTGTCACTCATCACTTACCAAACACATTCTTTCCACGAGGTCCTAGACTTCGAAATGAGAATGATACCATTCCGAGTCCAGCAGATAGAAATCGTGAAGAAGGGCATAACCGCTTGTTTAATGATTACTTTGCGGAAAATCCAGTATATTCAGACAAGCAGTTTCGTCGAAGGTTTCGAATGAGAAGACCTTTGTTTTGCCGCATCATGAACAAAgtggttgaaaatgatgttttcttgcAACAGAGAAGAAATGTTGTCGAAAAATTAGGGTTATCAGGATTGCAAAAATGCACTGCAGCTATCAGGATGTTAGCGTATGGTTTGGCTCCGGATGCAATTGATGAATATCTGCGAACGGGTGAAACAACTTCAAAAAAATCATTATTACATTTCACTCAAGGGGTAATCAAGCATTTTGAAGAGGATTACCTAAGAAGTCCTACTGATGAAGACTTAAGGAGGATCCTTTATCAAAATGAAATGCGCGGATTTCCAGGCATGATCGGTAGTATTGATTGTATGCACTGGGAATGGAAGAACTGTCCTACTGCATGGAGATGTCAATACCAAGGACGCAGCGAGAAAGCGTCCCTAATTCTTGAAGCTGTTGCAGATCAAGATCTATGGATTTGGCAttcattttttttg GTGAACGGACATGAATACAACATGGGGTACTACCTCACAGATGGTATTTATCCAAATTGGGCTATGTTCATTCAAGGATTTTCTCGTCCCCAACTTGAAACGGAAAGGTTGTTTGCTAACAGACAAGCGCATGTTCGTAAGGATGTTGAACGTGCGTTCGGAGTTTTGCAAGCAAGATTCGCCATTGTACGACAACGTACCTTCTCTGGCTTACGATGA
- the LOC130464128 gene encoding uncharacterized protein → MAINDENGEDPRRNVVMPPNQDPASIYYIHPSDANSVQLVSFKFDGEGFTGWKRSMMLALSAKNKIGFVDGSISKPEFGTIECKAWERCNDLVCSLILGDLSEIIAKSVMFLKSAREVWLDLEERFGFASMAQVYSLEQKLPELTQGEKTVSEFFTEIKTIWDAIEEAHPMPYCTCNSCTCNVTKKFFQRQQEKMVMQFMMKLTDQFATLEEMY, encoded by the coding sequence ATGGCGATTAATGATGAGAATGGTGAAGATCCAAGGAGGAATGTAGTGATGCCTCCAAACCAAGACCCTGCTAGCATCTACTACATTCATCCTTCTGATGCTAATTCTGTTCagctggtttctttcaaatttgaTGGTGAAGGCTTTACTGGTTGGAAGAGATCTATGATGCTTGCATTATCTGCTAAAAATAAGATAGGTTTTGTTGATGGAAGCATTAGCAAGCCAGAATTTGGTACCATTGAGTGTAAAGCCTGGGAGAGATGCAACGATTTGGTTTGCTCCTTGATTTTAGGAGATTTGAGTGAAATAATTGCTAAAAGTGTGATGTTCTTGAAGTCTGCCAGAGAGGTTTGGTTAGACCTTGAGGAGAGGTTTGGATTTGCATCCATGGCTCAGGTCTACTCTTTAGAACAGAAGCTGCCTGAGTTGACTCAAGGAGAGAAAACTGTTTCTGAATTCTTTACTGAAATCAAAACAATTTGGGATGCTATTGAGGAAGCACATCCGATGCCTTACTGTACTTGCAACAGTTGTACTTGCAATGTAACCAAGAAGTTCTTTCAGAGGCAACAGGAGAAGATGGTTATGCAATTTATGATGAAGCTGACTGATCAGTTTGCCACATTAGAGGAAATGTATTAA